A single genomic interval of Zingiber officinale cultivar Zhangliang chromosome 4A, Zo_v1.1, whole genome shotgun sequence harbors:
- the LOC121969686 gene encoding protochlorophyllide reductase-like, translating to MALQASLLPSALSALKEGKANGALKESAFLGVSLSENSKSEFGSSVFISNKRLNLSVGIRAQTAATTPAVNRASPDDKKTLRKGNVIVTGASSGLGLATAKTLAETGKWNVIMACRDFLKAERAAKAAGMARENYQVMHLDLASLDSVRQFVAAFRQSGRPLDVLVCNAAVYFPTAKEPTYTADGFEMSVGVNHLGHFLLARLLVEDLNVSDYPLRRLIIVGSITGNTNTLAGNIPPKANLGDLRGLVGGLNELSGSTMIDGGEFDGAKAYKDSKVCNMLTMQEFHRRFHEETGITFASLYPGCIATTGLFREHIPLFRLLFPPFQKYITKGFVSEEEAGKRLAQVVSDPSLTKSGVYWSWNNYSASFENQLSEEASDPEKAKKVWEVSEKLVGLA from the exons ATGGCGCTTCAGGCTTCCCTTCTTCCTTCGGCTCTCTCAGCTCTCAAAGAG GGGAAGGCTAATGGAGCACTCAAGGAATCGGCTTTCTTGGGGGTGTCTCTTTCTGAAAACTCCAAGTCGGAGTTTGGTTCTTCAGTTTTTATTAGCAACAAG AGACTGAATCTTTCTGTTGGAATCCGAGCTCAAACGGCGGCCACCACCCCCGCTGTCAACCGCGCCTCCCCAGACGACAAGAAGACGCTTCGCAAGGGGAACGTCATCGTGACGGGCGCCTCGTCGGGGCTTGGCCTGGCGACGGCGAAAACGCTGGCGGAGACGGGGAAGTGGAACGTCATCATGGCGTGCCGCGACTTTCTGAAGGCGGAGCGGGCGGCGAAGGCGGCAGGCATGGCACGGGAGAACTACCAGGTGATGCACCTCGATCTGGCGTCGCTGGACAGCGTGCGCCAGTTCGTGGCGGCGTTCCGGCAGTCGGGGCGGCCGCTGGACGTGTTGGTCTGCAACGCGGCGGTCTACTTCCCCACGGCGAAGGAGCCGACCTACACGGCCGATGGGTTCGAGATGAGCGTGGGGGTGAACCACCTTGGACACTTCCTTCTCGCGCGCCTGCTCGTCGAAGACTTGAATGTTTCCGACTACCCCTTGCGCCGCCTCATCATCGTCGGCTCCATCACCG GCAACACAAACACCTTGGCCGGAAACATACCACCGAAGGCCAACCTTGGTGACCTCCGGGGCCTCGTCGGTGGACTCAACGAGCTCAGCGGGTCCACCATGATCGACGGCGGGGAGTTCGACGGCGCCAAGGCCTACAAGGACAGCAAGGTGTGCAACATGCTAACAATGCAGGAGTTCCACCGGCGGTTCCACGAGGAAACCGGCATCACCTTCGCCTCCCTCTACCCCGGTTGCATCGCCACCACCGGTCTCTTCCGAGAGCACATCCCTCTCTTCCGCCTTCTGTTCCCGCCCTTCCAAAAGTACATCACTAAAGGCTTCGTTTCCGAAGAGGAAGCAGGCAAAAGACTTGCGCAG GTGGTGAGTGATCCGAGCTTGACTAAGTCGGGGGTGTACTGGAGCTGGAACAACTACTCGGCGTCGTTCGAGAACCAGTTGTCGGAGGAAGCCAGTGATCCTGAGAAGGCAAAGAAGGTGTGGGAGGTCAGTGAGAAGCTGGTTGGGTTGGCTTGA
- the LOC121973200 gene encoding uncharacterized protein LOC121973200, with the protein MASKVVLSVAVLFDVTAFALAIAAEQRRSTATVVPDDEKEYTYCAYDSDIATGLGVGAFLLLMASQILIVSVTRCYFCGPTLRWGKSRSCAVSLFLSSWLTFLVAEICLLTGSVRNAYHTAFRGLFFMNDPSCEVLRKGVFASGAAFAFLTTILAVFYYILYDGSRYGYADEEAIG; encoded by the exons atggCCTCCAAGGTAGTCCTGTCTGTCGCCGTGCTCTTTGACGTTACTGCATTCGCCCTCGCCATCGCCGCCGAGCAACGACGGAGCACG GCCACGGTGGTCCCTGACGACGAGAAGGAGTACACCTACTGCGCCTACGACTCCGACATCGCGACTGGGCTTGGCGTCGGCGCCTTCCTCCTTTTGATGGCCAGCCAGATCCTCATCGTGTCCGTCACCAGGTGCTACTTCTGCGGTCCCACGCTCAGATGGGGGAAATCTCGCTCTTGCGCTGTCTCCCTCTTTTTGTCCTCTTG GTTGACTTTTCTGGTGGCGGAGATATGCTTGCTCACCGGATCGGTGAGGAACGCCTACCACACGGCTTTCCGGGGTCTCTTCTTTATGAACGACCCATCCTGCGAGGTGTTGCGGAAGGGTGTTTTCGCCTCCGGCGCCGCCTTCGCTTTCCTCACCACGATCCTCGCCGTGTTCTACTACATTTTGTACGACGGATCCCGCTACGGCTACGCCGACGAGGAGGCGATCGGCTGA